The Candidatus Bathyarchaeia archaeon genome includes a window with the following:
- a CDS encoding elongation factor EF-2, translated as MPKFKTAAEIHKIVQNLKYVRNAGIIAHVDHGKTTLTDSLLSAAGLLSPSVAGQALALDYLEEEQKRQMTIKAANISLYYERGGAPYVINLIDTPGHVDFTGRVTRSLRAIDGCVVVVDAVEEVMVQTETVTRQALEERVRPTLYINKIDRLIKELKLTPKQVEEKLLRIIRDFNNLIELYGEADFRGRWKVSPTGGTVAFGSAKDRWGITTDIAQKKGIKFSDIVAMYQDGDIRELVEKAPLHEAILSMIIDHMPDPPTAQKYRIPKIWQGDPNSDVGQAMINCDRQGPAVMCVTNIVVDPQAGVVATGRLFSGEINSGDTLHLIGARTAQRVQQVCIYMGQFREVVGGLPCGNIPALLGLESAKAGETISSVKGIVPFEQLQYVSEPVVTVAVEPKHSKDLPRLVDFLTKLSIEDPNLVTKINEETGEYLISGMGQLHLEIATTWIQKAGLEITTSKPIVLYRETVRKRGQVFEGKSPNKHNRIFAEVSPLEPEVVEMIRKGEISDYTDRSKLAKALREVGWEADEAKGVWRIDERANILVDVTKGIQRLDVVKDSIVSAFNWSIEEGPLAHELVRGVKVRLLDAQIHEDPVHTGPAQIIPATRRSIYASFLSADPTLMEPILKITVKVPADQVGNVTRIIVGKRGKIISMEQKEHLMYVIGELPTPETFDLSEAMRSATAGKAFWGTEFFRWEFVPTSLIGGLIQDIRKRKGLSPEPPKISDFAEA; from the coding sequence ATGCCTAAATTCAAGACAGCTGCAGAGATCCATAAGATAGTTCAGAACCTCAAGTATGTTAGAAACGCCGGAATAATTGCCCACGTAGACCATGGGAAGACTACCCTTACAGACTCTCTCCTTTCAGCCGCAGGTCTCCTCTCACCCAGCGTAGCTGGGCAGGCTTTAGCCCTAGACTATCTGGAGGAGGAGCAGAAACGGCAGATGACCATCAAAGCGGCGAACATCAGCTTATACTATGAACGCGGTGGGGCTCCATACGTAATTAACCTGATTGACACGCCAGGCCACGTGGACTTCACTGGTAGGGTTACTAGATCGCTCCGCGCCATCGACGGCTGCGTGGTGGTGGTCGACGCGGTAGAAGAGGTGATGGTTCAAACCGAAACAGTCACACGGCAGGCACTTGAGGAGAGGGTGCGACCGACTCTTTACATTAACAAGATCGACCGTCTAATTAAGGAGCTCAAGTTAACGCCGAAGCAGGTGGAAGAGAAGCTCCTTAGAATAATCCGCGACTTTAATAATCTTATAGAGCTCTATGGAGAGGCAGATTTCCGTGGGCGGTGGAAGGTCAGCCCCACAGGGGGTACTGTTGCCTTTGGTTCTGCGAAGGACCGTTGGGGTATCACGACCGATATTGCCCAGAAGAAAGGGATAAAGTTCTCGGATATTGTAGCCATGTACCAGGACGGTGATATTAGGGAGTTAGTTGAGAAGGCGCCACTCCACGAAGCAATCCTGAGCATGATCATAGACCACATGCCAGACCCCCCTACAGCCCAGAAGTACAGGATACCTAAGATCTGGCAGGGAGACCCCAACAGTGATGTAGGACAAGCCATGATCAATTGTGACAGGCAGGGCCCAGCAGTTATGTGTGTAACTAACATAGTCGTAGACCCCCAAGCCGGTGTTGTGGCCACAGGTAGACTCTTCTCAGGGGAGATAAATAGCGGAGATACCCTCCATCTAATCGGCGCGAGAACCGCTCAGAGGGTTCAACAGGTATGTATTTATATGGGACAATTCCGTGAGGTGGTCGGCGGTCTTCCATGTGGGAACATACCTGCTTTGCTTGGGTTGGAGAGTGCAAAGGCGGGGGAGACTATCTCATCCGTTAAGGGCATAGTCCCATTCGAGCAACTTCAATATGTAAGTGAACCTGTAGTCACTGTGGCTGTGGAGCCGAAACATAGCAAAGATCTGCCCCGCCTCGTCGATTTTCTCACGAAACTCTCTATAGAGGACCCGAACCTTGTCACTAAGATTAACGAGGAGACCGGGGAGTATCTGATCTCGGGGATGGGGCAACTCCACCTAGAGATAGCTACTACTTGGATACAGAAGGCAGGCTTGGAGATAACAACCTCAAAGCCGATAGTATTATACCGAGAGACAGTACGGAAGAGAGGCCAGGTCTTCGAAGGTAAGTCACCCAATAAACATAACAGAATCTTCGCAGAAGTCTCCCCCCTGGAGCCTGAAGTTGTAGAAATGATTAGGAAGGGAGAGATCTCCGACTACACCGACCGGAGCAAACTTGCAAAAGCCTTACGGGAGGTAGGCTGGGAGGCTGACGAGGCGAAGGGGGTCTGGCGGATAGACGAGCGTGCCAACATCCTCGTGGATGTTACTAAAGGAATTCAGAGGCTTGATGTAGTGAAAGACTCTATAGTCTCCGCTTTCAACTGGAGCATTGAGGAGGGCCCTCTAGCTCACGAGCTGGTCAGAGGTGTAAAGGTTAGGTTACTAGACGCTCAGATCCATGAAGACCCAGTTCATACAGGCCCAGCACAGATAATACCTGCGACACGCAGATCCATCTACGCTAGCTTCCTCTCAGCTGACCCAACCCTCATGGAGCCTATTCTAAAGATCACCGTAAAAGTTCCAGCCGATCAGGTGGGTAATGTTACTAGGATCATAGTCGGTAAGAGAGGCAAGATAATCTCGATGGAGCAGAAAGAGCACTTGATGTACGTGATCGGGGAGCTCCCGACACCGGAGACATTTGATCTATCAGAGGCTATGAGAAGCGCTACAGCAGGGAAAGCCTTCTGGGGGACTGAGTTCTTCAGATGGGAGTTCGTACCCACCTCTCTGATAGGTGGGCTAATTCAAGATATAAGGAAACGTAAGGGGTTGTCTCCAGAGCCACCCAAGATAAGTGATTTCGCTGAAGCCTAA